AATAATGTTATATAGTTTATAAAGTAATTTAACTTGTTACTCAAATAGTTACATAATGAAAACTTTAAAGCAGGATACTACAGGATGACATTTAAAAATGCATTATTGATATTTGGATAGGCTCCATTTAAAGCCAAAAAACCAAATATTTACTTTCATTAAGCCTATTTCTTGATGGCTTATGTATGATGTATGTGATGAACAAGACCTATTTCGCCTGTTTCCCGTATGCTATTTTAGGTGTAATGGGTATCTATCATTCTAATGAGCAGTTAATGCCATCTCCCATTTTTAAAAAAGAAAAATACCGTTTGCTATATAAGAGATTGCTCGAAGATAGTATGTGGATAATGTTAGGTACTTGTCGGTTAAGCTATATTTTCTTATGGTGTTTTTTGCTTTTAATGTTTGAACCTTGCTTCTCACAACAGAAAGTAAAATGGGGAGATTGGCAAACTTGGGGAGATCAAAATAATGGGACTTACCAAAATCCAATACTTCCAGCAGATTACAGTGATTTAGATTGCATTAGGGTGGGCAGTGATTATTATGCTGTTTCGTCTACATTTCAATATTCTCCAGGCTTTGTGATTTTACATTCAAAGGATTTGGTGAACTGGAAAATCGTTAGTCACGCTGTTAAGGATATTTCAAAAATCTCGACAGAAATGAATTGGGATAAAATGAATACCTATGGCAGGGGAATTTGGGCGGGTGCAATTAGATACCACAACAACAAATTTTGGATTTACTTTGGCGACCCTGATAAAGGTTATTTTATGACTACTGCCACAAAAATTGAAGGGCCTTGGGCGCCTGTTCATCAAGTTTTAGCTGCAAAAGGATGGGATGATGGCTGCCCTTTTTGGGATGATGATGGACAAGGTTATTTTGTAGGAACAAATTTCGCAGATGGGTATAAAGTTCATTTGTTTAAAATGACCGCTGATGGGAAAACCTTAATTGCTACATCAGATAAGGTAATTTATCAATCTAAGGGAAGTGAAGCCAACAAGCTTTTTAAAGTAAAGGATACTTATTACCATTTTTTTTCTGAAGTGAAAGCGGGTGGTAGAGCGGTTATGATGCAGCGGGCAAAAAATATATACGGACCTTACGAGGGACCAAAACAGTTAAGTTATGCTCAGAAAGAAAATCACGAACCCAATCAAGGTGGCATT
The sequence above is drawn from the Pedobacter frigiditerrae genome and encodes:
- a CDS encoding glycoside hydrolase 43 family protein, with protein sequence MNKTYFACFPYAILGVMGIYHSNEQLMPSPIFKKEKYRLLYKRLLEDSMWIMLGTCRLSYIFLWCFLLLMFEPCFSQQKVKWGDWQTWGDQNNGTYQNPILPADYSDLDCIRVGSDYYAVSSTFQYSPGFVILHSKDLVNWKIVSHAVKDISKISTEMNWDKMNTYGRGIWAGAIRYHNNKFWIYFGDPDKGYFMTTATKIEGPWAPVHQVLAAKGWDDGCPFWDDDGQGYFVGTNFADGYKVHLFKMTADGKTLIATSDKVIYQSKGSEANKLFKVKDTYYHFFSEVKAGGRAVMMQRAKNIYGPYEGPKQLSYAQKENHEPNQGGIVQTQKGDWYFLTHHGSSGDWSGRVMSLLPVNWIDGWPILGNPDADKIGSMVWNGPKPVQGQKKNIPQTSDGFNAKILTQQWEWNYQPRTEKWSLTEKKGWLRLKAFRPIETNNLLKAGNTITQRSFRSSSNEVIVKVNLAGMTKGQKSGLTHFGSPNYASLGIISDGITKRIEYNAKGSIVLGDALASNQLWLKSTWGLDGLSQFYYSTDGVKYIPFGKPYQLMWGAYRGDRIGIYTYNNESDSGYLDVDYFNYLIK